The following proteins are encoded in a genomic region of Drosophila bipectinata strain 14024-0381.07 chromosome XL, DbipHiC1v2, whole genome shotgun sequence:
- the LOC108124896 gene encoding uncharacterized protein, translating into MSYSVAPHRANLLLQMLLQANVYVSLVWAMSFLIHLVIRVNQLWNWNGLSLLVAYLLAVSAEFMRLYAGYSVNLCTGATAMWLLLTVTPCILLPAMVFLRLAVAGHALWLRIISNAVFALIALEVVVALVHFVFCKPFRNPKSSPPGFLVYLEKKLNEEEELPEENPPEEQLSPASSGQKRRARQSPESK; encoded by the exons ATGTCCTATTCTGTAGCCCCACACCGGGCCAACTTGCTCCTCCAGATGCTGCTCCAGGCGAATGTCTATGTGTCCCTGGTGTGGGCCATGAGCTTCCTGATCCACCTGGTGATTAGG GTGAATCAATTGTGGAACTGGAATGGCCTCTCCCTGCTGGTGGCCTACCTCCTGGCCGTGTCCGCCGAGTTCATGCGCCTGTACGCCGGCTACTCCGTGAATCTCTGCACCGGCGCCACCGCCATGTGGCTGCTACTCACCGTAACCCCCTGTATCCTCCTGCCCGCCATGGTATTCCTCCGCCTGGCGGTCGCCGGCCATGCACTATGGCTGCGCATCATCTCGAATGCGGTGTTCGCCCTGATAGCTCTGGAAGTGGTAGTGGCTCTGGTGCACTTTGTTTTCTGCAAGCCGTTCCGCAACCCAAAGTCCAGCCCACCCGGTTTCCTTGTTTACTTGGAGAAGAAGCTaaacgaggaggaggagctgcccgAGGAGAACCCGCCCGAGGAGCAGCTATCCCCCGCCTCCAGTGGGCAGAAAAGACGCGCCCGCCAATCCCCGGAATCCAAGTGA
- the LOC108124700 gene encoding uncharacterized protein has protein sequence MPRHLGWAILGGVVLAATVLHLCEGNYYRDRRKNCLDLHANGQSNCSKCAELYVFMKSRGVRRCEHVNGRCFPYRTVFPSARTCERICQPWIVHATLHLVTTPKPVVIVPADYSGDSSADGEEKQ, from the coding sequence ATGCCAAGGCATCTCGGTTGGGCCATCCTTGGCGGAGTGGTCCTGGCTGCCACCGTACTGCATCTGTGTGAGGGCAACTACTATCGGGATCGGCGGAAGAACTGCCTGGACCTGCACGCCAATGGCCAATCGAACTGCTCCAAGTGCGCCGAGCTCTACGTCTTCATGAAGAGCCGCGGCGTTCGCCGATGTGAGCACGTCAACGGACGATGCTTTCCATATCGGACAGTCTTTCCCAGTGCCCGGACCTGTGAGAGGATCTGCCAGCCGTGGATTGTGCACGCCACCCTGCACCTGGTCACCACACCCAAGCCAGTTGTGATAGTGCCCGCGGACTATTCCGGTGATTCTTCCGCGGATGGGGAAGAGAAACAATAA
- the Grip128 gene encoding gamma-tubulin complex component 5, whose protein sequence is MTTQERYDYMGFQLQNLIRKLIDPKISNRELLRHEQMAWNMLRNSRSLSINSHEVSRRLAALVERFQVENMTTFGETIKDLSAKILSNPSKDISESDQDVLWSLLEMVLEMTYEPVQNIRRNRSGMEHRRLHHLESVEDADQLAIEECSPRTNPAEAEVDWVALLSEDLLPPPSPCGSSSDSLSDWTDSDDSSDSSSSNPELAVNTSLELLDMNNVYERAMEETERAIQTSESNTFLPTAPRSSRSNFRITQPQALILNNIHRDRLRRCKLPPLPSLIPPKLATVIKKSVQDPERLLRLVHSYKWEPNVQIFTKPPNPHPMANFAVSYVQFLKRNVCGLIDYRLPSTTSEVYLLREILLMFVRPNSCLFFEVDKITHKIQVREHISICSVSEGTIRHILNTEVLRAMDDMWKVRRLIESNIMYLGYGSTGTLGCFLYGVKDLLQPICASLLEYEVLVSAEPTKGSLLDFVARFREPFRELHILRRLVDDAVLKIGPRFLRSAFLLSRLYRHTMPHVPHQKMATALLMISLKRYVDIIDAWWSRGSLEDFQSEFIVERWVDEVDIEQSGTVRQRTPGEDDDPRIREVFKRIQRCPFYRLLLQHALDSGDSQELLANVGLLGEMLAATYDTKPRSLYEELADQLIAQVKVYSPCMPTAGEVTVVDPREALIQEQHNQLLAGASTMGNPDLQTLFVGMVEERVEDKRVSGKMRQPLAAGSLLKRLEGATRMQLRVEVPEALGKILLRRQTLANVYAMQAYTKELRVGGHLHFLRHSMLLEGYFILLPFYQSLFRRIESGETWTRASQLTSELCDVQYTHYPRFASGMRFTVTSKVKSGSIKVYEALDGLEIAYDMSLSLHRVIRRRHMEVYNAVWRLMLKIKWALWKLENLSFIRRSKGDPYAPLDLLGLTVRRLEILRFWLMYLINSLHTHIMECLGQRVETKIEKCTNIRQLKSLIDEHTTSLKNFCLLSDEFTAFRIALEQLFHLVFVLDMEWTSCTSYLSDEGDALGLDASLSDDGSRDSTGGKSLEYLALNQVGEIELTYIRCHQTLGEILNSLVYKEDHGFLTALEVAINTSVPY, encoded by the exons ATGACGACCCAGGAGCGCTATGACTACATGGGCTTCCAACTGCAGAATTTGATCAGAAAGCTGATCGACCCAAAG ATTTCGAATCGGGAACTGTTGCGGCACGAGCAGATGGCATGGAATATGCTGCGGAACAGCCGATCTTTGAGCATCAACAGCCATGAGGTCAGTCGACGGCTGGCGGCTCTGGTGGAGCGTTTTCAGGTGGAGAATATGACCACATTTGGAGAGACCATCAAGGATCTGAGCGCCAAAATCCTGTCCAATCCAAGCAAAGATATCTCAGAGTCGGATCAGGATGTGCTCTGGTCGCTGCTCGAAATGGTCCTGGAAATGACATACGAACCAGTGCAGAACATTCGTCGGAATCGCAGTGGCATGGAGCACCGCCGCCTGCATCATCTTGAGTCTGTGGAAGACGCCGACCAATTAGCCATTGAGGAGTGCTCACCGCGAACAAATCCAGCCGAGGCGGAGGTCGACTGGGTGGCTTTGCTAAGCGAGGATTTACTTCCACCGCCGTCCCCCTGCGGTAGTTCTTCGGATAGCTTAAGT GATTGGACAGACTCGGATGACTCCAGCGACTCGAGCAGTAGCAACCCAGAACTGGCAGTGAACACCTCCTTGGAATTGCTGGACATGAACAATGTCTACGAGCGGGCCATGGAGGAGACAGAAAGAGCGATCCAAACCAGCGAGTCGAACACCTTCCTGCCTACCGCGCCTCGTTCCAGTCGCAGCAACTTCCGCATCACCCAGCCCCAGGCGCTGATTCTGAATAATATTCATCGGGATCGCCTCAGAAGGTGCAAGCTGCCGCCCCTGCCGTCCCTGATTCCGCCCAAGCTGGCGACCGTCATAAAAAAGAGCGTGCAGGATCCGGAGCGCTTGTTGCGCCTCGTCCACAGCTATAAGTGGGAGCCGAATGTGCAAATCTTCACGAAGCCCCCTAACCCACATCCGATGGCCAACTTCGCCGTCAGCTACGTGCAGTTCCTCAAACGTAATGTCTGTGGCCTTATCGATTATCGACTGCCCAGTACCACTTCGGAGGTGTACCTGCTCAGGGAGATCCTCCTCATGTTCGTTCGGCCCAATAGCTGTCTGTTCTTTGAGGTGGACAAGATTACTCATAAGATCCAAGTGCGGGAGCACATCAGCATCTGCAGTGTGTCGGAG GGCACCATACGCCACATCCTCAACACGGAGGTGTTGCGCGCCATGGACGACATGTGGAAGGTACGCCGGCTGATCGAGTCGAATATTATGTACCTGGGGTATGGCAGCACAGGAACTCTGGGTTGCTTTTTGTACGGCGTGAAGGACCTGCTCCAGCCCATATGTGCCTCCCTGCTGGAGTACGAGGTGCTTGTCAGCGCGGAACCCACAAAAGGTTCTCTGCTCGATTTCGTGGCACGATTCCGGGAGCCATTTCGAGAGCTTCACATCCTGCGCCGTCTGGTGGATGATGCCGTCCTGAAAATTGGTCCGCGATTCCTGCGCAGCGCCTTTTTATTGTCCAGGCTTTACAGGCACACTATGCCCCATGTGCCGCACCAGAAAATGGCCACTGCCCTGCTCATGATCTCCCTGAAGCGCTACGTGGACATTATCGATGCCTGGTGGAGCCGGGGCTCGCTGGAAGACTTCCAGAGCGAGTTTATCGTGGAGCGATG GGTGGATGAGGTGGACATTGAACAGAGCGGAACTGTACGCCAGCGAACTCCGGGTGAAGACGACGATCCGAGGATTAGGGAAGTTTTCAAACGCATTCAGCGCTGCCCCTTCTACAGGCTATTGCTCCAGCACGCTCTGGACTCTGGGGACTCGCAGGAACTGCTGGCCAATGTGGGTCTGTTGGGCGAGATGCTCGCGGCCACGTACGACACCAAGCCACGGTCTCTGTACGAGGAGCTGGCCGACCAATTGATCGCCCAGGTGAAGGTCTACTCCCCTTGCATGCCGACGGCGGGGGAAGTGACGGTAGTTGATCCTAGGGAGGCCCTGATTCAGGAGCAACATAACCAGCTATTGGCCGGTGCAAGCACCATGGGCAATCCCGATCTGCAAACGCTGTTTGTCGGCATGGTGGAGGAGCGGGTGGAGGACAAGCGTGTGAGCGGAAAGATGCGCCAGCCGCTGGCCGCGGGCAGTCTCCTGAAGCGACTGGAGGGTGCAACGAGGATGCAGCTGCGCGTCGAGGTGCCGGAAGCTTTGGGAAAAATCCTCCTCCGGCGGCAGACTCTGGCGAATGTGTATGCCATGCAGGCGTACACGAAGGAGCTCCGAGTGGGCGGCCATCTGCACTTCCTGCGCCACTCGATGCTACTGGAGGGCTACTTCATACTGTTGCCCTTCTACCAGTCGCTCTTCCGGCGGATCGAAAGTGGCGAGACCTGGACTCGCGCCTCCCAGCTCACCAGCGAGTTGTGCGACGTGCAATATACGCACTATCCGAGGTTCGCCTCTGGCATGCGCTTTACGGTAacctccaaggtgaagagcgGTTCGATCAAGGTCTACGAAGCCCTGGACGGTCTTGAGATCGCCTACGACATGTCCCTCTCGCTGCACCGTGTCATCCGACGCCGCCACATGGAGGTCTACAATGCGGTGTGGCGTCTCATGCTGAAGATCAAGTGGGCCCTCTGGAAGTTGGAGAATCTGTCGTTTATCCGCCGGTCCAAGGGCGATCCCTACGCCCCGCTGGATCTCCTCGGGCTGACGGTGCGCCGGCTGGAGATCCTACGCTTCTGGCTGATGTACCTCATCAACAGCCTGCACACCCACATCATGGAGTGCCTGGGACAGCGGGTCGAGACCAAGATTGAGAAATGCACAAACATCCGGCAGCTGAAGAGCCTCATCGATGAACACACCACGTCGCTGAAGAACTTCTGCCTGCTCTCCGATGAGTTCACTGCCTTCCGCATCGCTCTCGAGCAGCTGTTCCATCTGGTCTTTGTCCTGGACATGGAATGGACCAGCTGCACCAGCTATCTGAGTGACGAGGGCGATGCTCTCGGCCTGGATGCATCGCTATCGGATGACGGCAGTCGGGACTCGACTGGCGGCAAGAGTCTGGAGTATCTGGCCCTCAACCAAGTGGGCGAGATCGAGCTGACCTACATCCGGTGCCATCAGACCCTGGGCGAGATTCTCAATTCCTTGGTCTACAAGGAGGATCATGGATTCT tgaCTGCCTTGGAGGTGGCCATCAATACCAGCGTTCCGTATTAA
- the Vap33 gene encoding vesicle-associated membrane protein-associated protein B/C produces the protein MSKPFELPLTIEPEHELRFVGPFNRPVVTIMSLRNNSALPLVFKIKTTAPKRYCVRPNIGKILPYRSTQVEICLQPFIYDQQEKNKHKFMVQSVQAPLDADLTDLNKLWKELEPDQLMDAKLKCVFELPNVDTNAENNSGGAINSGSGSGSGAGSVGANISSTSADGLKSEPKLSSDDMPSNLPETAEIVESLSGEVKALRESNSELRKENLHLKDQITRYRSSAAIKQVNEPYAPVLAEKQIPVFYIAIAIAAAILGLLLGKYLL, from the exons ATGAGCAAACCATTTGAACTTCCGCTGACCATTGAACCAGAGCATGAGTTGCGATTTGTGG GTCCTTTCAACCGACCCGTCGTCACAATCATGAGCCTGCGCAACAACTCGGCTCTGCCCCTGGTCTTCAAGATCAAGACAACCGCCCCGAAACGCTACTGTGTACGTCCAAACATTGGCAAGATTTTGCCCTATCGATCGACCCAGGTGGAGA tttGCCTGCAGCCCTTCATTTATGATCAGCAGGAGAAGAACAAGCACAAGTTCATGGTGCAGAGCGTCCAGGCGCCATTGGATGCCGATTTGACCGACTTGAATAAATTG TGGAAGGAACTGGAGCCCGACCAGCTAATGGACGCCAAGCTAAAGTGCGTGTTCGAGCTGCCCAATGTGGATACGAATGCGGAGAACAATAGCGGCGGGGCCATCAacagtggcagcggcagcggcagtggAGCCGGTAGTGTGGGTGCCAACATCAGTTCGACCAGTGCTGATGGACTCAAGTCTGAGCCCAAGCTGTCCAGCGATGATATG CCATCGAATTTGCCCGAAACCGCTGAGATTGTTGAGTCATTGTCCGGTGAGGTCAAGGCGCTGCGTGAATCCAACAGCGAACTGCGAAAAGAAAATCTACACTTGAAA GATCAAATCACACGCTATCGCAGCTCAGCGGCCATTAAGCAGGTGAACGAGCCGTATGCCCCAGTCCTGGCTGAGAAACAGATTCCGGTCTTTTACATTGCAATTGCCATTGCTGCGGCCATTTTGGGTCTTTTACTGGGCAAATACCTGCTCTGA